One window of Paenibacillus sp. JQZ6Y-1 genomic DNA carries:
- a CDS encoding TetR/AcrR family transcriptional regulator codes for MPDKMPSPNPQLTNMVPATIQQKATNERIDPRVLRTRALLRDALIHLMEQQPYEKITIQDITSRATVNRKTFYLHYESKDHLLFAVTDELLGELFGEARDASSFHQSIDELQRYIAGRIFNYIIQYKRFFEVMFERRAMFNFVQYMKQYIARFYEERFAALDDEQLPVHKDVIASYISSAYVGVIHWWLREGMPYTHEEMTEQMIALNSNGPIRLIQQQGVEE; via the coding sequence ATGCCTGATAAAATGCCATCTCCCAACCCACAGCTGACCAATATGGTTCCTGCTACGATTCAGCAGAAGGCAACGAACGAACGCATTGATCCGCGCGTGTTGCGCACACGAGCCTTATTGCGCGATGCCTTGATTCACCTTATGGAACAACAGCCGTATGAGAAAATTACGATTCAGGATATTACCTCCCGCGCCACTGTGAATCGCAAAACGTTTTACCTGCATTATGAATCCAAAGATCATCTGCTGTTTGCGGTTACAGATGAACTGCTAGGTGAACTGTTCGGTGAAGCGAGGGATGCAAGCTCCTTTCACCAGTCGATTGATGAATTGCAGCGTTATATTGCCGGACGCATTTTTAACTATATTATTCAGTACAAGCGCTTTTTCGAGGTGATGTTTGAGCGGCGGGCAATGTTTAACTTTGTCCAGTACATGAAGCAGTATATCGCACGTTTTTACGAGGAGCGATTTGCAGCGTTGGATGATGAACAGCTTCCGGTGCATAAGGATGTGATTGCTAGTTATATCAGCTCCGCCTATGTAGGCGTGATTCACTGGTGGCTGCGAGAGGGCATGCCGTATACACATGAGGAGATGACTGAGCAAATGATCGCGCTCAACTCCAATGGTCCTATTCGTCTGATTCAGCAGCAGGGAGTGGAGGAATAG
- a CDS encoding MarR family winged helix-turn-helix transcriptional regulator, which translates to MHFDVEKSYTVFIRDVHLAITGYIKQQLAPFNLAPEQTFVMMLLWQKDGLTQNEIGERLGKDKTNITRMISNLENKGFIRKITCTDDRRRFKIYLTAEGTRLEQDVCSIMKETGRDLMEGISEEERATLRRLLGKIKQNAYEGELAEVAKETADYTI; encoded by the coding sequence ATGCATTTTGATGTAGAAAAGAGTTACACCGTATTCATTCGTGATGTCCATCTGGCGATTACCGGTTATATCAAGCAGCAGCTTGCTCCTTTCAATCTTGCCCCGGAACAGACATTTGTCATGATGCTGCTCTGGCAAAAGGACGGATTGACCCAGAACGAGATTGGCGAACGTCTTGGTAAGGACAAAACGAATATTACACGAATGATCTCCAATCTGGAAAACAAAGGCTTTATCCGCAAAATCACCTGCACGGATGATCGACGCCGCTTCAAAATTTATTTAACGGCAGAAGGAACGCGGCTGGAACAGGACGTATGCAGCATCATGAAAGAAACCGGGCGTGACCTGATGGAAGGCATCTCCGAAGAGGAACGAGCCACACTACGCCGCCTACTTGGCAAGATTAAGCAAAATGCGTATGAAGGTGAATTGGCGGAAGTCGCCAAAGAGACAGCAGATTATACCATTTGA
- the zwf gene encoding glucose-6-phosphate dehydrogenase: protein MEAMTFVLFGSTGDLAKRKIFPALYNLYVDRKMPEAFSIIGLGRKSFNDATFQTYVEQSLQEFSRNTPNHRETLDAFLRSIRYHILNVDDTAGYKELLKIVEQRESELNIPQNRMFYMSVAPEFFEVIADNINASGLGTTSGWKRLIIEKPFGHDLESARQLNTHLSKTFAEEEIFRIDHYLGKPMVQNMESFTSANPVIQSLWNNRHIANVQITASEIVGVEERAGYYDHTGAVRDMVQNHMLQVLMMTAMTLPGGHTADDVRSHKKYIAKALRPISKEDAHKHIVRAQYNAGVVSGREVQGYQDEPGITLGSNTDTFVAARVWVDDFSWQGVPFYIRTGKRMKEKSTRIVIEFKNTMQNNEICIDCDGQPNMLTISINPEEKITLQLNRRNVKTGQLEPMTSEFVMGTDNDPEAYELLIGDALRGDGTFFAHWDEVELSWQWIQPILEAFADNSLPLHDYASGTYGPEASDALLAEQGFRWLGDRNAAPVRTGVAAR, encoded by the coding sequence ATGGAAGCTATGACATTTGTATTGTTCGGTTCAACCGGGGATCTGGCGAAACGCAAAATTTTCCCTGCTTTGTACAACTTGTATGTAGATCGCAAAATGCCGGAAGCCTTCTCCATCATCGGACTGGGCCGCAAATCATTCAATGACGCGACATTCCAGACGTATGTGGAGCAATCGCTGCAAGAATTTTCCCGCAATACACCGAATCACCGCGAGACGCTGGACGCGTTTTTGCGTTCGATTCGCTATCATATTCTGAATGTGGATGATACCGCCGGGTACAAAGAGCTGCTGAAGATTGTAGAGCAGCGCGAATCCGAGCTGAATATTCCACAAAACCGCATGTTCTACATGTCGGTTGCACCTGAATTCTTCGAGGTGATCGCTGACAACATTAACGCTAGCGGACTGGGTACGACATCCGGTTGGAAACGCCTGATCATTGAGAAACCATTTGGTCATGATCTGGAATCGGCGCGTCAGCTGAATACGCACCTGAGCAAAACATTTGCTGAGGAAGAAATCTTCCGCATTGACCACTATCTGGGTAAACCAATGGTGCAAAATATGGAATCCTTCACCTCTGCAAATCCAGTAATCCAATCGCTGTGGAACAACCGTCACATCGCTAACGTGCAAATTACCGCATCCGAGATTGTTGGTGTGGAAGAGCGCGCAGGGTATTATGATCATACTGGTGCGGTACGCGATATGGTGCAAAACCATATGCTGCAAGTACTGATGATGACAGCTATGACACTGCCTGGTGGACATACTGCTGACGATGTACGTTCCCACAAAAAATACATCGCTAAAGCACTGCGTCCAATCTCCAAAGAAGATGCGCACAAACATATCGTGCGTGCACAATATAATGCAGGGGTTGTATCTGGTCGCGAAGTACAGGGCTATCAAGATGAGCCGGGCATTACGCTTGGTTCCAATACCGATACCTTTGTCGCTGCACGCGTCTGGGTAGATGATTTCTCTTGGCAGGGCGTACCGTTCTACATCCGTACCGGTAAACGCATGAAAGAAAAATCGACCCGTATCGTGATTGAGTTTAAAAACACGATGCAAAATAACGAAATCTGCATTGATTGCGACGGACAGCCGAATATGCTGACCATCAGCATCAATCCAGAAGAGAAAATCACTCTGCAACTGAACCGTCGTAATGTGAAAACGGGTCAACTGGAACCAATGACATCTGAATTCGTGATGGGTACCGATAATGATCCAGAAGCTTACGAACTGCTGATCGGCGATGCACTGCGCGGCGACGGTACCTTCTTCGCCCACTGGGATGAAGTAGAGCTGTCTTGGCAGTGGATTCAACCGATTCTGGAAGCTTTCGCGGACAACAGCCTGCCGCTGCATGACTACGCATCCGGCACGTATGGTCCCGAAGCATCTGATGCACTGCTCGCTGAGCAAGGCTTCCGCTGGTTGGGCGACCGCAATGCAGCACCGGTACGTACCGGCGTAGCAGCGCGCTAA
- the gnd gene encoding phosphogluconate dehydrogenase (NAD(+)-dependent, decarboxylating): MKIGLIGLGKMGMNLGQNLMDHNHEVVAFDLNKEAVKEISELGAQGANTIAELVEKMEAPRVLWVMVPHGVVDSVLAEIAPLLSENDIVIEAGNSHYKESIRRYNEMKVKGIHYMDAGTSGGMSGARNGACYMVGGDKEAWDIVEPVFRDTSVENGYLYAGEAGSGHYLKMVHNGIEYGMMAAIGEGFEVLEKSPYDFNYEKVARVWNNGSVIRSWLMELTENAFAKDGRLEEIQGIMHSSGEGKWTVEEAMDLQMATPVIALSLLMRYRSLDNDTFTGKVVAALRNEFGGHAVEKSTK; this comes from the coding sequence ATGAAAATCGGATTGATCGGACTTGGCAAAATGGGTATGAACCTGGGACAAAACCTGATGGATCACAACCACGAGGTTGTTGCATTTGACCTGAACAAAGAAGCAGTAAAAGAAATCTCCGAGCTGGGCGCACAAGGCGCTAACACAATCGCTGAACTGGTAGAAAAAATGGAAGCACCACGCGTATTGTGGGTTATGGTTCCTCACGGCGTTGTAGATTCCGTACTGGCTGAGATCGCTCCACTGCTGTCCGAGAACGACATCGTTATCGAAGCAGGTAACTCTCACTACAAAGAATCGATTCGTCGTTACAACGAAATGAAAGTAAAAGGCATTCACTACATGGACGCAGGTACATCCGGCGGCATGAGCGGCGCTCGTAATGGCGCATGTTATATGGTTGGTGGCGACAAAGAAGCATGGGATATCGTTGAGCCTGTATTCCGCGATACTTCCGTAGAGAACGGCTACCTGTATGCTGGTGAAGCAGGCAGCGGTCACTACCTGAAAATGGTACACAACGGTATCGAGTACGGTATGATGGCAGCAATCGGTGAAGGCTTCGAAGTACTGGAGAAAAGCCCGTACGACTTCAACTACGAAAAAGTGGCACGCGTATGGAACAACGGTTCCGTTATCCGCTCTTGGCTGATGGAGCTGACCGAAAACGCATTTGCTAAAGACGGTCGTCTGGAAGAAATCCAAGGCATCATGCACTCCTCCGGTGAAGGTAAATGGACTGTGGAAGAAGCAATGGACCTGCAAATGGCAACACCAGTTATCGCATTGTCCCTGCTGATGCGTTACCGTTCCCTGGATAACGATACGTTTACAGGTAAAGTCGTTGCTGCACTGCGTAACGAATTTGGCGGTCACGCGGTAGAGAAATCCACAAAATAA
- a CDS encoding MerR family transcriptional regulator produces MTLYKIDEVATECNLTKRTIRYYEEIGLLTPQRSEGNTRLYTREDIERLKKIISARDVLGFSLQELQRYIEVVEMLRGQRERYRSITDLQERRQQLQQIDMTLGQQLEMMESKMNTIQSFKQEAEGLRQQVREGLERLSSETADL; encoded by the coding sequence ATGACGCTGTATAAGATTGATGAAGTAGCTACCGAATGCAATCTGACGAAGCGTACGATTCGCTACTACGAGGAAATCGGTCTGCTGACTCCGCAGCGAAGTGAAGGCAATACCCGACTCTATACGCGCGAAGATATTGAACGATTAAAAAAGATCATCAGTGCGCGCGATGTACTTGGCTTCTCGCTACAGGAATTGCAGCGGTATATCGAAGTGGTGGAGATGCTGCGAGGGCAGCGCGAACGGTATCGCAGTATTACTGACCTGCAAGAACGCAGACAGCAGCTCCAGCAGATCGATATGACGTTGGGTCAGCAACTGGAGATGATGGAGAGCAAGATGAATACGATTCAGTCATTCAAGCAGGAAGCCGAGGGATTGCGCCAGCAGGTGCGTGAAGGTCTGGAGAGGCTAAGCAGCGAAACGGCGGATTTGTAA
- a CDS encoding MFS transporter — protein MSTKTAQVKELPKQGGLLSQPKAVWAVAFACVISFMGLGLVDPILPAIATQLNATPSQVSLLFTSYNLVTGLAMLITGFVSSRIGVKWTLLSGVILIVIFSALGGMSDTISQIVGFRGGWGLGNALFIATALSAIVGLSTSGTAKAIILYEAALGLGISVGPLLGGELGSISWRGPFFGVSVLMLLGFVFILVMLPKIPKPKTRSSLSDPFKALKFPALKTLAIVAFLYNFGFFTLMAYSPYVMGLDEHGLGYVFFGWGILLAFTSVFVAPKLQARFNLAGSMGVMLTLFALDLVFMGLGAATGSPTLVIIGVIIAGIFLGINNTLITTAVMESAPVERSVASAAYSFVRFLGGAVSPYLAGKLAEWYNSATPFYFGGLMVLVAVVVLIVRRRHLADIDVSHGH, from the coding sequence ATGAGTACAAAAACAGCTCAAGTCAAAGAGCTGCCCAAACAAGGCGGACTGTTGTCGCAGCCTAAAGCCGTATGGGCGGTTGCCTTTGCCTGTGTCATTTCATTTATGGGTTTGGGTCTCGTTGACCCTATTTTGCCAGCGATTGCCACTCAGTTGAATGCAACACCGAGTCAGGTATCGCTGCTATTCACCAGCTACAATCTAGTAACTGGTCTGGCGATGCTGATCACTGGTTTCGTTTCTAGTCGGATCGGGGTAAAATGGACGCTGCTTAGCGGTGTCATCCTGATCGTTATTTTCTCCGCATTGGGCGGAATGTCGGATACCATCAGCCAAATCGTCGGCTTCCGCGGTGGCTGGGGATTAGGTAATGCGTTGTTCATCGCGACTGCCTTGTCCGCGATTGTTGGATTGTCCACTTCCGGTACAGCCAAAGCGATTATTTTGTATGAAGCGGCGCTCGGTCTTGGTATTTCCGTTGGCCCTCTGCTTGGCGGCGAATTGGGTTCCATTTCATGGCGTGGACCGTTCTTCGGTGTTAGTGTTCTGATGCTGCTCGGTTTCGTATTCATTTTGGTGATGCTGCCTAAAATTCCAAAACCAAAAACACGCAGTTCCTTGTCTGATCCATTTAAAGCATTGAAATTCCCTGCTTTGAAAACATTGGCGATTGTCGCCTTCTTATATAACTTCGGTTTCTTCACGCTGATGGCATATTCGCCGTATGTGATGGGACTGGATGAGCACGGTCTGGGTTATGTATTCTTCGGTTGGGGGATTCTGCTGGCGTTTACGTCCGTATTCGTAGCACCGAAGCTGCAAGCACGCTTTAATCTCGCTGGTTCGATGGGTGTAATGCTGACCTTGTTCGCACTGGATCTAGTATTTATGGGTCTGGGTGCAGCGACTGGCTCGCCAACACTAGTTATTATCGGTGTTATCATCGCTGGTATTTTCCTTGGTATTAACAATACGCTGATCACGACAGCGGTGATGGAATCTGCTCCGGTAGAGCGCTCGGTCGCTTCAGCGGCATACAGCTTTGTTCGTTTCCTCGGTGGTGCGGTATCGCCGTATCTGGCAGGGAAACTGGCAGAATGGTACAACTCGGCAACTCCGTTCTACTTCGGTGGTCTGATGGTACTGGTCGCCGTTGTGGTGCTGATCGTTCGCCGTCGTCATCTTGCCGATATCGACGTTTCGCACGGACATTAA
- a CDS encoding universal stress protein, which produces MSENNQNTVYQRIAVAVDGSEHASRALEHAVSLVQSLKTPATLTLLHVNPTMMVSEPPFGVDIDQRLDEEGHELTESYRSYLDPTGVQYNIRYHNGDPATVICDLAAEEKADLIIMGTRGMNTMSELFLGSVSHKVIQHAKCPVLTVK; this is translated from the coding sequence ATGTCTGAAAATAATCAAAATACCGTGTACCAACGCATCGCTGTTGCGGTGGACGGCTCCGAGCATGCTAGCCGCGCACTGGAACATGCGGTATCTCTGGTACAATCATTGAAGACTCCAGCGACATTGACGCTGCTGCATGTTAACCCGACCATGATGGTGTCTGAACCGCCATTTGGTGTAGATATTGATCAACGACTGGACGAGGAAGGTCATGAATTGACAGAATCGTATCGCAGCTATTTGGACCCAACGGGCGTACAGTACAATATTCGTTACCATAACGGCGATCCAGCAACTGTCATTTGCGATTTGGCTGCTGAGGAAAAAGCTGACCTGATTATTATGGGTACACGCGGCATGAATACGATGTCTGAACTATTTCTCGGTAGTGTAAGTCATAAAGTGATCCAACACGCCAAATGCCCAGTGCTGACAGTGAAGTAA
- the uxuA gene encoding mannonate dehydratase, which yields MNMTWRWYGEGNDNITLDHIRQIPGVMGIVWSLHDKVAGEEWELERIQEVANQITEKGFSTAVVESVNVHDDIKIGRPTRDRYIDIYIDTIRKLATVGVKVICYNFMPIFDWTRTELYKELPDGSNALFYEKAAITDNPRQMVDRILQGAGKFTMPGWEPERLAKLDELFAAYADVDEEKLFDNLKYFLERIIPVCEEVDIKMAIHPDDPAWPIFGLPRIIRSRDTIRRLLDMVDSPYNGLTFCTGSLGTNPDNDLPAMIREFHDRIYFAHIRNVKVFDNGDFIEVSHRGKDGSVDIAEVVKAYHENGYNGYVRPDHGRHLWGEEQNCRPGYGLYDRALGIMYLLGVWDSLDHVALAAKT from the coding sequence ATGAACATGACATGGAGATGGTATGGCGAAGGCAATGACAATATTACACTGGATCATATCCGTCAGATTCCGGGGGTGATGGGAATTGTTTGGTCGCTGCATGATAAGGTAGCGGGCGAGGAGTGGGAGTTAGAGCGCATTCAGGAGGTGGCAAACCAGATTACAGAGAAGGGATTCAGTACCGCTGTCGTCGAGAGTGTGAACGTACACGATGATATTAAGATTGGACGACCGACGCGCGATCGATATATCGACATCTACATAGACACCATTCGTAAATTGGCGACGGTTGGGGTCAAGGTGATCTGTTACAACTTCATGCCGATATTCGATTGGACGCGTACCGAGCTGTACAAGGAATTGCCGGACGGATCGAATGCACTCTTTTATGAAAAGGCGGCGATTACCGACAATCCACGTCAGATGGTGGATCGCATTCTGCAAGGTGCAGGTAAATTTACGATGCCGGGCTGGGAACCAGAACGGCTGGCAAAGCTGGATGAACTATTTGCCGCGTATGCCGATGTAGATGAGGAAAAGCTGTTCGATAATCTGAAATATTTTTTGGAGCGTATTATACCAGTGTGCGAAGAAGTAGATATTAAAATGGCGATTCATCCCGACGATCCGGCGTGGCCGATCTTTGGCTTACCGCGCATCATCCGCAGTCGGGATACGATTCGTCGTTTGCTAGATATGGTGGACAGTCCGTATAATGGGCTGACGTTCTGTACGGGTTCGCTGGGGACCAACCCGGATAATGATCTGCCCGCGATGATTCGCGAGTTTCATGACCGTATTTATTTTGCGCATATCCGTAATGTGAAGGTATTCGATAATGGTGATTTTATTGAAGTATCCCATCGTGGAAAAGACGGCAGTGTCGATATAGCAGAGGTTGTCAAAGCGTATCATGAGAACGGTTACAACGGATATGTACGACCGGATCATGGTCGTCATCTGTGGGGCGAGGAGCAGAACTGTCGTCCGGGGTATGGATTGTATGACCGAGCACTAGGCATTATGTATTTGCTTGGCGTATGGGACAGTCTGGATCATGTAGCTTTGGCTGCGAAGACATAA
- a CDS encoding L-lactate dehydrogenase yields MGRKNRKVAIIGVGMVGAGCAYSMINQSIADEIMMVGRTHDKAVAQALDLSHCMDFTSHRTKVYAGTLEQCSDMDIVIITAGANPKPGQDRMTVLHEAAIITKEIVDPIMASGFDGVFIIAANPVDVVTYLTWQFSGLPRERVIGTGTSIDSSRLKTILSDVFSIDPRSVHGYVLGEHGESQFVAWSHVTIGGKPLLHIMEQHAQRFPELSLDDVALKTRDAGWEIFLRKGHTQFGIGNALAHIARSILYDEHRIIAVSAILDGEYGQNDVCAGVPAIISGDGIQELIELRLDEDEQRQFVHSCDVIRGAIEQVQITV; encoded by the coding sequence ATGGGTAGAAAAAATAGAAAAGTAGCGATTATCGGCGTTGGAATGGTGGGAGCAGGCTGTGCTTATTCCATGATCAACCAGTCGATTGCCGACGAGATTATGATGGTCGGACGCACTCACGATAAAGCAGTGGCTCAGGCGCTTGACCTGTCACATTGCATGGACTTTACCTCACACCGTACCAAAGTATATGCAGGCACACTAGAGCAATGCAGCGATATGGACATCGTGATCATTACCGCAGGAGCCAATCCGAAGCCCGGTCAGGATCGTATGACCGTATTGCACGAAGCCGCTATAATTACCAAGGAGATTGTTGATCCGATCATGGCAAGTGGGTTTGACGGTGTATTCATCATCGCAGCCAATCCAGTTGATGTGGTCACATATCTGACATGGCAATTTTCTGGTCTACCACGCGAACGTGTCATTGGCACGGGTACATCGATTGACTCGTCCCGACTGAAAACGATTCTATCGGATGTGTTCTCCATTGATCCACGTAGCGTACATGGATACGTTCTTGGCGAGCATGGTGAATCCCAATTCGTCGCATGGTCGCACGTAACCATCGGTGGCAAGCCGCTCCTGCATATTATGGAACAGCATGCCCAGCGCTTTCCCGAACTCAGTCTAGATGATGTAGCACTCAAAACGCGTGATGCAGGCTGGGAAATCTTCCTACGCAAAGGTCATACTCAATTCGGTATCGGCAATGCACTCGCTCATATCGCTCGCTCCATTCTGTACGACGAGCATCGGATTATCGCTGTGTCCGCTATTCTAGATGGAGAATATGGACAAAACGATGTATGTGCAGGCGTACCAGCTATTATTAGCGGTGACGGTATTCAGGAGCTGATCGAATTGCGACTAGACGAAGACGAGCAGCGCCAATTTGTCCATTCCTGCGATGTAATCCGTGGCGCAATTGAGCAAGTGCAGATTACAGTATAA
- a CDS encoding NADP-dependent oxidoreductase codes for MAEQQNEYIALASRPEGTPQLDNFTFEKEELNPPQDGQLLIKTLYVSVDPYMRGRMKDAKSYSAPYAVGEVITGGSIGKVLQSKDDHFHEGDIVVGAWGWQRYGIMDAKACRKVDPELAPISTALGVLGMTGLTAYFGTLRIGNPQPGETLVVSGAGGAVGMIVGQIGKIKGARVIGISGSDEKNRYLKEELGFDEVINYKTDQPLDQALEKACPDGIDVYFDNVGGEITDAVIPLLNRNARIPLCGQISLYNQEKPELGPRILPMLLTRTVLLKGFLVGDYAHEQAEALQELGQWVRDGKLKYSENIVEGFEKIPEAFIGLFSGQNLGKQLVKVAEE; via the coding sequence ATGGCAGAACAACAAAATGAATACATCGCACTTGCCAGTCGGCCGGAAGGCACGCCGCAGCTGGACAATTTTACATTTGAAAAGGAAGAGCTGAACCCGCCGCAAGACGGACAGTTGCTCATTAAAACGCTATATGTATCGGTCGATCCGTATATGCGTGGACGGATGAAGGATGCCAAGTCGTATTCCGCTCCTTATGCGGTTGGCGAGGTCATCACAGGCGGCTCGATTGGGAAAGTGCTGCAAAGCAAAGATGATCATTTCCATGAGGGCGATATTGTGGTCGGTGCATGGGGTTGGCAGCGCTATGGCATTATGGATGCGAAGGCTTGCCGTAAGGTAGACCCTGAGCTAGCACCGATCTCAACGGCACTCGGCGTACTCGGTATGACTGGATTGACGGCATACTTCGGCACGCTGCGTATCGGTAATCCACAGCCGGGTGAGACGCTCGTCGTTTCTGGTGCAGGCGGCGCGGTCGGCATGATTGTTGGACAGATTGGGAAAATCAAAGGCGCTCGCGTGATTGGTATCTCGGGTTCGGACGAGAAAAACCGCTATTTAAAAGAAGAATTAGGCTTTGATGAAGTGATCAATTATAAAACCGATCAGCCGCTTGACCAAGCACTGGAAAAGGCTTGTCCTGACGGGATTGATGTGTATTTTGATAATGTAGGTGGAGAGATTACAGACGCGGTCATTCCGCTGTTGAACCGTAATGCGCGTATTCCGCTATGCGGTCAGATTTCGCTGTACAATCAGGAGAAGCCGGAACTCGGTCCACGCATCCTGCCAATGCTGCTGACTCGTACGGTACTGCTGAAGGGCTTCCTTGTCGGCGATTATGCGCATGAACAAGCAGAAGCATTGCAGGAGCTGGGGCAATGGGTACGTGACGGCAAGCTGAAATACAGTGAGAATATTGTAGAGGGATTTGAGAAAATACCAGAAGCCTTTATTGGGCTGTTCAGCGGACAGAATCTGGGTAAACAGCTCGTCAAAGTAGCAGAAGAATAA
- a CDS encoding CcdC family protein produces MLQLSPSFLQIGSTVGLIVIALTAILVRSRTNHRPVNAKKILIPPLGMSTGFFMFVVPDFRVSWLWALGAFLAGWLLFSYPLIRGTRFEHNGTDIVVQRSKSFLFILLGLLMIRLLLHRFIEQYISIPQTAGVFFILAFGTLLHWRLDMYRKYRKLHEAHKSSTSL; encoded by the coding sequence ATGCTTCAACTCAGTCCCTCCTTTTTACAAATAGGCTCCACTGTCGGTTTAATTGTCATTGCGCTAACTGCTATTCTCGTTCGTTCACGCACGAATCACAGACCCGTAAACGCCAAAAAAATCCTCATTCCGCCGCTCGGCATGAGCACCGGATTTTTTATGTTTGTCGTGCCTGATTTTCGCGTATCATGGCTATGGGCGCTCGGCGCGTTTCTCGCTGGATGGCTGCTGTTCTCCTATCCGCTGATTCGCGGCACTCGGTTTGAGCATAACGGCACCGATATTGTCGTGCAGCGCTCCAAAAGCTTTCTCTTTATTCTGCTTGGTCTGCTGATGATCCGGCTGCTGCTGCACCGTTTTATCGAGCAATATATCAGCATTCCGCAAACGGCGGGTGTATTCTTTATTCTCGCCTTCGGTACACTGCTGCACTGGCGGCTGGATATGTACCGCAAATATCGCAAGCTGCATGAAGCGCATAAATCTAGCACTTCGCTGTGA
- a CDS encoding response regulator transcription factor — MAAFQILIAEDEPALRFLLTETLEDEGYEVAEAEDGGIARDRLQEQAYDLVILDYMMPEATGIEVCEWLRSSGGINADKPVILLTAKAQEKDRIRAEQAGVTLYMSKPFSPLQLMDAVEGLLEGN, encoded by the coding sequence ATGGCAGCATTTCAGATTTTGATCGCAGAGGATGAGCCGGCTCTGCGCTTTTTGTTGACAGAAACCTTGGAGGATGAAGGTTATGAGGTAGCGGAGGCGGAAGATGGCGGCATTGCGCGCGATCGTTTGCAGGAGCAGGCGTATGATCTGGTTATTCTCGATTATATGATGCCAGAAGCGACTGGTATTGAGGTATGTGAGTGGCTGCGTTCCAGCGGTGGGATCAATGCGGACAAGCCCGTTATTTTGCTGACTGCCAAAGCGCAGGAAAAAGACCGCATACGTGCTGAGCAGGCGGGCGTGACGCTGTATATGTCCAAGCCGTTTAGCCCATTACAGCTGATGGATGCAGTTGAAGGTTTATTGGAGGGGAATTAA